One Elaeis guineensis isolate ETL-2024a chromosome 10, EG11, whole genome shotgun sequence genomic window carries:
- the LOC140852032 gene encoding putative germin-like protein 2-1 — protein sequence MASRILLLAFLALVCSHAIASDPSPVQDFCVADKTSHVFVNGLVCKNPKDVKADDFFLSGLDKPGDTANKLGSNVTLVNVEKIAGLNTLGISLARIDFAPYGLNPPHIHPRATEILTVLEGSIYVGFVTSNPDNRLFTRVINKGDVFVFPQGLIHFQFNYGTKNAVAIAALSSQNPGVITVANAVFGSKPPISRDVLAKAFQADEKTVDWLQAQFWMDNNN from the exons ATGGCTTCACGCATCCTCCTGCTTGCTTTCCTTGCGCTGGTTTGTTCTCATGCAATTGCTTCTGATCCTAGTCCTGTCCAGGATTTCTGTGTCGCTGACAAGACGTCCCATG TATTTGTCAACGGCCTTGTGTGCAAGAACCCAAAGGATGTCAAAGCTGATGATTTCTTCCTCTCCGGCCTCGACAAGCCTGGCGATACAGCAAACAAACTTGGGTCAAATGTGACTTTGGTTAATGTGGAGAAAATTGCAGGGCTCAACACCCTTGGCATCTCGTTGGCTCGCATAGACTTCGCTCCTTATGGCCTGAACCCACCTCACATCCACCCTCGGGCGACGGAGATTTTGACCGTGTTAGAAGGCTCGATTTACGTGGGTTTTGTGACTTCCAACCCGGACAACCGGCTCTTTACCAGAGTCATCAACAAGGGTGATGTGTTTGTGTTCCCCCAAGGTCTAATCCACTTCCAGTTCAACTACGGCACGAAGAATGCGGTTGCTATTGCCGCATTGAGCAGCCAAAACCCTGGTGTGATCACTGTAGCCAATGCTGTGTTTGGGTCGAAGCCACCCATCTCTCGTGATGTACTTGCGAAGGCCTTTCAGGCGGACGAGAAGACTGTTGACTGGCTGCAGGCTCAGTTTTGGATGGACAACAACAATTGA